From a region of the Streptomyces sp. NBC_00193 genome:
- a CDS encoding TerC family protein, whose amino-acid sequence MDVSLTLWVLTILGLGILIGADFFIGRKPHDVSMKEAGIWTVVWIVLAVLFGLGLMVFGHGQASQEFFAGFITEKSLSVDNLFVFVLIMAKFAVPSQLQQRVLLIGVLIALVLRAIFIAAGAAIIANFSWVFYIFGAFLIYTAWKLIQEARKDEEDEEFEENRLLKSIEKKFGVADQYHGTKLFIQKNGKRILTPLMVVMLAIGTTDVLFALDSIPAIFGLTQDPYIVFTANAFALMGLRQLYFLIGGLLKKLVHLSYGLSVILGFIGIKLVLHALHESGLHVPQISIPVSLGVICGVLVITTITSLIASKKQAEAEAAAGGPERIDA is encoded by the coding sequence GTGGACGTTTCGTTGACCCTATGGGTGCTGACCATTCTTGGTCTGGGCATCCTCATCGGCGCCGATTTCTTCATCGGCCGCAAGCCGCACGACGTCTCCATGAAGGAGGCGGGCATCTGGACGGTCGTCTGGATCGTCCTCGCGGTGCTCTTCGGACTCGGCCTGATGGTATTCGGCCACGGCCAGGCCTCGCAGGAGTTCTTCGCAGGCTTCATCACCGAGAAGTCCCTGAGCGTGGACAACCTCTTCGTCTTCGTCCTGATCATGGCGAAGTTCGCGGTTCCCTCGCAGCTCCAGCAGCGCGTGCTGCTGATCGGCGTGCTGATCGCCCTCGTCCTGCGCGCCATCTTCATCGCCGCCGGCGCCGCGATCATCGCCAACTTCTCGTGGGTCTTCTACATCTTCGGCGCGTTCCTCATCTACACCGCGTGGAAGCTGATCCAGGAAGCCCGCAAGGACGAGGAGGACGAGGAGTTCGAGGAGAACCGTCTCCTCAAGTCCATCGAGAAGAAGTTCGGCGTCGCCGACCAGTACCACGGCACCAAGCTCTTCATCCAGAAGAACGGCAAGCGCATCCTGACCCCGCTGATGGTCGTCATGCTCGCCATCGGCACCACCGACGTGCTGTTCGCCCTGGACTCGATCCCCGCGATCTTCGGCCTCACCCAGGACCCGTACATCGTCTTCACGGCCAACGCCTTCGCCCTCATGGGTCTGCGCCAGCTGTACTTCCTCATCGGCGGCCTGCTCAAGAAGCTGGTCCACCTCAGCTACGGGCTCTCCGTCATCCTCGGCTTCATCGGCATCAAGCTCGTGCTGCACGCCCTCCACGAGTCGGGCCTGCACGTCCCGCAGATCTCCATCCCGGTCTCCCTCGGCGTCATCTGCGGTGTCCTGGTGATCACCACGATCACCAGCCTGATCGCCTCGAAGAAGCAGGCGGAGGCCGAGGCCGCCGCGGGCGGCCCGGAGCGCATCGACGCCTGA
- a CDS encoding serine hydrolase: MRSTRTRMRRACVAATAAGVLLAPVAAGSAYGATAPAPSVSAAPSPDGDTEFPQLTPAVAARLDAAVREVMDRAKVPGVTVGLWAPGKGSYVKSFGVADKSTGAPMTPDLGVRIGSETKTFTVTALLQLVDQGKLSLDDPIGKYISGVPNGDRITLRELAGMRSGLFNYSEDAGFDARITSTFTPQQLLDISFKHPVNFEPGAKFEYSNTNLILLGLLVEKITGRPIQEVIGQDVVKPAGLSSRTLFPVGREFPEPHAHGYTNDLPGGKIVDATDFDPSWAWSAGAMVSTLDDLRSWAKTLATGTLLTPATQAERLKTQPIGIIPGAGYGLGIFNVQGWIGHNGSLPGYETLTVYLPEEQATMVIVLNTDDLYKGQEPSTLFGEAVTGIVTPGHVYPGHKPTVDKKN; the protein is encoded by the coding sequence ATGAGGTCGACCCGCACGCGCATGCGCAGGGCCTGCGTGGCCGCCACGGCCGCAGGAGTCCTTCTCGCCCCGGTCGCCGCGGGCTCCGCGTACGGGGCCACCGCCCCGGCGCCTTCCGTGTCCGCCGCTCCGTCGCCGGACGGCGACACGGAATTCCCGCAGCTCACGCCGGCCGTCGCGGCCCGACTGGACGCGGCCGTGCGCGAGGTGATGGACCGGGCGAAGGTGCCCGGCGTGACCGTGGGCCTGTGGGCCCCCGGCAAGGGCAGCTACGTGAAGTCCTTCGGGGTGGCCGACAAGTCCACCGGTGCGCCGATGACGCCCGATCTCGGGGTCCGCATCGGCAGCGAGACCAAGACGTTCACGGTCACCGCCCTCCTCCAGCTCGTGGATCAGGGCAAGCTCTCCCTGGACGACCCGATCGGCAAGTACATCAGCGGCGTCCCGAACGGGGACCGCATCACCTTGCGCGAACTGGCGGGCATGCGCAGCGGGCTCTTCAACTACAGCGAGGACGCGGGCTTCGACGCCCGGATCACCTCCACCTTCACGCCGCAGCAGTTGCTCGACATCTCCTTCAAGCACCCGGTGAACTTCGAGCCGGGTGCGAAGTTCGAGTACTCCAACACCAACCTGATCCTGCTCGGCCTGCTGGTGGAGAAGATCACCGGCCGGCCGATCCAGGAGGTCATCGGGCAGGACGTGGTGAAGCCCGCCGGGCTGAGCAGCCGCACGCTCTTCCCCGTCGGCAGGGAGTTCCCCGAGCCGCACGCGCACGGCTACACCAACGACCTGCCCGGCGGGAAGATCGTGGACGCGACCGACTTCGACCCGTCCTGGGCCTGGTCCGCCGGAGCGATGGTCTCCACACTGGACGACCTGCGCAGCTGGGCGAAGACCCTCGCCACCGGCACCCTGCTGACCCCCGCGACCCAGGCCGAGCGGTTGAAGACCCAGCCGATCGGCATCATCCCCGGCGCGGGCTACGGGCTCGGCATCTTCAACGTCCAGGGCTGGATCGGCCACAACGGCTCGCTGCCCGGGTACGAGACGCTGACCGTCTACCTGCCGGAGGAGCAGGCCACGATGGTCATCGTTCTGAACACCGACGACCTGTACAAGGGCCAGGAACCCAGCACCCTCTTCGGGGAGGCCGTCACCGGCATCGTGACCCCCGGCCACGTGTACCCGGGACACAAGCCGACCGTGGACAAGAAGAACTGA
- a CDS encoding MFS transporter: protein MFRIAAASLVGTAIEFYDFFVYGTAAALVLGPLFFPSFSPLAGTLAAFGTFGVGFLARPLGSAVFGHIGDRYGRRPVLLASLLLTGLATVAVGCVPSYASIGMAAPILLVLLRFLQGLGLGGEWGGAVLLTSEHAPEGRRGLWSSFPQMGPAVGFLLANGLMLTLSSTLSDGQFAAWGWRVPFWVAGLLALTGLWLRRSVEETPQFRALAETGHRADAPLPEVLRGHWRLLLLTGGALAVGYAVFYAVTTWSLAYATEHLGVHRSVMLACIMVAVALKGVATPVVAVLGDRYGRRPLCLAGCTASALWMFPFVALLRTADPLLMTVGLFGALLGMVTMFAVVGAYLPELYAPRIRCTGAAVGYNLGGVLGGALTPIVATALADGSGPPWAVAVYLTAIALVSLACFALLPETNPVVVRQRTGAYTDAEKGAAETTAPA from the coding sequence ATGTTCCGGATCGCCGCGGCCTCCCTCGTCGGCACCGCCATCGAGTTCTACGACTTCTTCGTCTACGGCACCGCCGCCGCCCTGGTGCTCGGCCCGCTCTTCTTCCCCTCCTTCTCCCCGCTCGCCGGCACCCTCGCCGCCTTCGGCACCTTCGGCGTCGGCTTCCTCGCCCGACCCCTCGGCTCCGCCGTCTTCGGCCACATCGGCGACCGGTACGGCCGCCGCCCGGTGCTCCTCGCCTCGCTGCTGCTCACCGGTCTGGCCACGGTGGCGGTGGGCTGCGTGCCCTCCTACGCCTCCATCGGGATGGCCGCGCCGATCCTGCTGGTCCTGCTGCGCTTCCTCCAGGGCCTCGGCCTCGGCGGGGAGTGGGGCGGCGCGGTGCTGCTCACCTCGGAGCACGCCCCCGAGGGGCGTCGCGGACTGTGGTCGAGCTTCCCGCAGATGGGTCCGGCGGTGGGGTTCCTGCTGGCCAACGGCCTGATGCTGACCCTGTCGAGCACCCTGTCCGACGGGCAGTTCGCCGCCTGGGGCTGGCGGGTGCCGTTCTGGGTGGCGGGGCTGCTCGCCCTGACCGGGCTGTGGCTGCGCCGCTCGGTGGAGGAGACCCCGCAGTTCCGTGCGCTGGCCGAGACCGGCCACCGGGCCGACGCCCCGCTGCCCGAGGTCCTACGGGGCCACTGGCGCCTGCTCCTGCTGACCGGCGGGGCCCTGGCCGTGGGCTACGCCGTCTTCTACGCGGTCACCACCTGGTCCCTCGCGTACGCCACCGAGCACCTCGGCGTGCACCGCTCCGTGATGCTGGCCTGCATCATGGTCGCCGTCGCCCTCAAGGGGGTGGCGACCCCGGTCGTCGCGGTGCTCGGCGACCGCTACGGCCGGCGCCCGCTGTGCCTGGCGGGCTGCACGGCGTCCGCGCTGTGGATGTTCCCGTTCGTGGCCCTGCTGCGCACCGCGGACCCGCTGCTGATGACCGTGGGTCTGTTCGGCGCCCTGCTCGGCATGGTGACGATGTTCGCGGTGGTGGGCGCGTACTTGCCCGAGCTGTACGCCCCGCGGATCCGCTGCACCGGCGCGGCCGTCGGCTACAACCTCGGCGGGGTGCTGGGCGGTGCGCTGACCCCGATCGTGGCGACGGCGCTGGCGGACGGCTCCGGCCCGCCGTGGGCCGTCGCCGTGTACCTGACGGCGATCGCCCTGGTCTCGCTGGCCTGCTTCGCGCTGCTGCCGGAGACCAACCCGGTGGTCGTACGGCAGCGGACGGGTGCGTACACGGACGCGGAGAAGGGGGCGGCCGAGACGACCGCCCCCGCCTAG
- a CDS encoding MBL fold metallo-hydrolase: MTYTGEVKVGGPADVHELADLMISKVAVGSMNNNAYLLRCRATDEQLLVDAAAEAGTLLSLIGDDGIASVVTTHRHGDHWGALAEVVEATGARTYAGAHDAEGIPVATDVLVADGDTITVGRVTLTARHLVGHTPGSIALVYDDPHGHAHVFTGDCLFPGGVGNTSGDQKAFTSLLDDVETKLFGELSDETWVYPGHGNDTTLGAERPHLAEWRERGW, translated from the coding sequence ATGACGTACACCGGAGAGGTCAAAGTCGGCGGTCCGGCCGACGTGCACGAGCTCGCGGACCTGATGATTTCCAAGGTTGCGGTGGGCTCGATGAACAACAACGCCTACCTGCTGCGCTGCCGGGCCACCGATGAGCAGCTGCTCGTCGACGCGGCCGCCGAGGCGGGCACCCTGCTGAGCCTGATCGGGGACGACGGCATCGCGTCCGTCGTCACCACCCACCGGCACGGCGACCACTGGGGCGCGCTCGCCGAGGTCGTCGAGGCGACCGGCGCACGCACGTACGCGGGCGCCCACGACGCGGAGGGCATCCCGGTCGCCACCGACGTGCTCGTCGCGGACGGGGACACGATCACGGTCGGCCGGGTCACGCTGACGGCCCGCCACCTGGTCGGCCACACCCCCGGCTCGATCGCGCTGGTCTACGACGACCCGCACGGCCACGCGCACGTGTTCACCGGCGACTGCCTCTTCCCGGGCGGCGTCGGCAACACCTCGGGCGACCAGAAGGCCTTCACGAGCCTGCTGGACGACGTGGAGACCAAGCTGTTCGGCGAACTGTCGGACGAGACCTGGGTCTACCCGGGCCACGGCAACGACACCACGCTCGGCGCCGAGCGCCCCCACCTGGCCGAATGGCGCGAGCGCGGCTGGTAG
- a CDS encoding maleylpyruvate isomerase family mycothiol-dependent enzyme: MTDHAHDLRSVHEATDRLLTAVAKLDNAKLAEESHLPGWTRGHVLAHLARNADALVEVFEGRPMYESATSRESDIERDAGRPLLEQLEDVRNSADRWFAVAERPQDWTRTVELRNGVTDTAARVPFRRLIEVELHHVDLNIGYELADLPEEFTAREIDFLADRWSGRPEVPPVTLKTHHGDRVWHTGGSEGTPVTLVGTPDELLGWLAGRGLRGAHLTVEAGDGLPGLPPL; this comes from the coding sequence ATGACTGATCATGCGCACGACCTGCGATCCGTTCATGAGGCCACTGATCGACTGCTGACCGCGGTCGCGAAGCTGGACAACGCGAAGCTGGCCGAAGAGTCACATCTCCCCGGCTGGACCCGCGGCCACGTCCTGGCACACCTGGCCCGGAACGCGGACGCCCTGGTCGAGGTCTTCGAAGGCCGCCCGATGTACGAGAGCGCCACCTCCCGGGAGTCCGACATCGAGCGCGACGCGGGGCGTCCTCTGCTGGAACAGCTCGAAGACGTCCGGAATTCCGCGGACCGCTGGTTCGCCGTCGCCGAGCGCCCGCAGGACTGGACCCGCACCGTGGAACTGCGCAACGGGGTCACCGACACCGCGGCCCGTGTCCCCTTCCGCCGCCTGATCGAGGTCGAGCTGCACCACGTCGACCTGAACATCGGCTACGAGCTCGCGGACCTCCCGGAGGAGTTCACCGCGCGCGAGATCGACTTCCTCGCCGACCGCTGGTCCGGGCGTCCGGAGGTTCCGCCGGTGACCTTGAAGACGCACCACGGCGACCGCGTCTGGCACACGGGCGGCTCCGAGGGCACCCCGGTCACCCTCGTCGGCACGCCCGACGAACTCCTCGGCTGGCTGGCCGGGCGCGGCCTGCGGGGCGCCCACCTGACCGTCGAGGCGGGCGACGGCCTGCCCGGGCTCCCCCCGCTCTAG